Within the candidate division KSB1 bacterium genome, the region GAATATCAACCATGGCTTGCTGAAACTAGCGGCCAAAACAGTGCAAGAAATGCCCGATGCGATGGCGTAATTCAGAACATTCAAAAAAGATTTTAGCTTTATTAAAATGGTAATTCAAAATATCATCTAATACACGAGGAAATTATGAAACCGATTCTGATTTTAACAGGAATGATGCTTGTCATAAACCTTTTTTGTCTTCAAACAGCGAACACATTGGCTCAAGATCCAAGAGCAGTAGAAATCATCAATAAAGTCAAGGCGAAGTACGATGCACTGACCAGTTTTCAGGCTGACTTTGAACAGACATCCTATTGGAAATTAGCGGATAATGTGCAGCAACAGAAAGGACGACTTTGGCTGAAAGGCAAAGATAAGTTCCGCATTGAAACGCAAGACCAGATCATTGTATCAGACGGCAAAACGGTCTGGACCCATTCGTTATACAACAATCAGGTGATCATCGATAGGATTGAAAATTCCTCCGACGAAATTCGATTGCCAAAGGATCTGTTCCTGAAATATTCTGAAAACTACAGCCCACGATTTGTCGCCAATGAAATTATCGATCAACAAGACTGCGCTGTGGTCGAGTTAAAGGCGAAATCAGATGACATTTTCATCAAAACGATGAAAATTTGGATCAATACCAAGATCTCAGTACCGATCAAAATTGAGCAAACCGATATTAACGATAATCTCAACACATATCGTTTACTCAATGTGGATCTCAATAAGCCCCTATTAG harbors:
- the lolA gene encoding outer membrane lipoprotein chaperone LolA → MKPILILTGMMLVINLFCLQTANTLAQDPRAVEIINKVKAKYDALTSFQADFEQTSYWKLADNVQQQKGRLWLKGKDKFRIETQDQIIVSDGKTVWTHSLYNNQVIIDRIENSSDEIRLPKDLFLKYSENYSPRFVANEIIDQQDCAVVELKAKSDDIFIKTMKIWINTKISVPIKIEQTDINDNLNTYRLLNVDLNKPLLDKLFHYAIPDSVEIIDMR